A genomic stretch from Georgenia muralis includes:
- a CDS encoding GNAT family N-acetyltransferase has protein sequence MDRTLPPAWPVTLVEGPVALRPLRRRDRGTWEELRRRNAAWLERWEATSPTGGPPVSYRTYVRALDRQARAGVSLPFVIDLDGEMVGQLNVSSITRGSFCSATIGYWVSEHVAGRGVMPLAVAMATDHAWYEGGLHRIEINIRPENVPSLRVVEKLGFRDEGVRRRFLHIQGDWRDHRSFALTVEEVPGGLVRRWLEAGGAVR, from the coding sequence GTGGACCGAACCCTGCCCCCGGCCTGGCCCGTGACCCTCGTGGAGGGACCGGTCGCCCTGCGCCCGCTGCGCCGGCGCGACCGCGGCACCTGGGAGGAGCTGCGCCGGCGCAACGCCGCCTGGCTCGAGCGGTGGGAGGCCACGTCACCCACCGGCGGCCCCCCGGTGTCGTACCGCACCTACGTGCGGGCGCTGGACCGGCAGGCGCGCGCCGGGGTGTCGCTGCCGTTCGTCATCGACCTCGACGGCGAGATGGTGGGCCAGCTCAACGTCTCCTCGATCACGCGCGGGTCGTTCTGCTCGGCGACGATCGGGTACTGGGTGTCCGAGCACGTCGCCGGCCGCGGCGTCATGCCGCTCGCCGTCGCCATGGCCACCGACCACGCCTGGTACGAGGGCGGGCTGCACCGCATCGAGATCAACATCCGGCCCGAGAACGTGCCCTCGCTGCGGGTGGTGGAGAAGCTCGGGTTCCGCGACGAGGGTGTGCGGCGCCGGTTCCTCCACATCCAGGGCGACTGGCGCGACCACCGCAGCTTCGCCCTCACGGTGGAGGAGGTGCCCGGCGGCCTCGTGCGCCGGTGGCTGGAGGCGGGCGGGGCGGTGCGCTGA
- a CDS encoding MFS transporter, which translates to MSRTNRPLGPAILLAGIVLVAVNMRPVITAVGPVLPQVGEDVGLGAAALGTLGAVPVLAFAVVSPLVHPLLRRFGLERTVLAALLVLGLGTVLRSLPGPAANLWVGTAVIGATVAVGNVALPVAVKRDFPLQVPRTTGTYVATQTVFAALASGLAVPLAGLGTWRLSLGIWVVAITAAVALWLPRLRRGTSDARTDAAREDGRAPAGSAGEPADGPADGAARRAAPGAAGIGSDVQRHRSVWRAPLAWQVAAYMGLQSTPFYVLITWLPSIEQDLGIGAAEAGWHLFGYLAAAIVANLLAPSLMRVGEDQRFAAVAVAALMVVATLGVTLWPGGIVLWVVLMGLSSGAALVVTLSLVGLRSYDHRTASQLSAMSQSLGYALAGSALVLAGLLRDATGPGPLLLVCLAGVALAQLALGVLVGRHQVLLSD; encoded by the coding sequence ATGTCGCGCACGAACCGTCCGCTCGGCCCGGCGATCCTGCTCGCCGGCATCGTGCTCGTCGCCGTCAACATGCGACCGGTCATCACCGCCGTCGGACCGGTGCTCCCGCAGGTCGGCGAGGACGTCGGCCTCGGCGCTGCCGCGCTCGGGACGCTCGGTGCCGTGCCGGTCCTCGCCTTCGCCGTCGTCTCCCCGCTGGTGCACCCGCTCCTCCGGCGCTTCGGCCTGGAGCGCACCGTCCTCGCGGCGCTGCTCGTGCTCGGCCTGGGCACCGTGCTGCGCTCCCTGCCCGGTCCGGCCGCGAACCTGTGGGTGGGCACGGCGGTCATCGGGGCCACGGTCGCCGTGGGCAACGTCGCCCTCCCCGTCGCGGTGAAACGGGACTTCCCGCTCCAGGTGCCGCGCACGACCGGGACCTACGTGGCCACCCAGACGGTCTTCGCCGCCCTCGCCTCCGGGCTGGCGGTCCCGCTCGCCGGTCTGGGCACGTGGCGGCTGTCGTTGGGCATCTGGGTCGTGGCGATCACCGCCGCGGTGGCGCTCTGGCTCCCGCGGCTGCGTCGGGGCACGTCCGACGCGCGGACCGACGCCGCCCGGGAGGACGGCCGTGCGCCCGCCGGCTCGGCAGGCGAGCCGGCGGACGGGCCGGCGGACGGTGCCGCACGGCGCGCAGCACCCGGCGCTGCTGGCATCGGATCGGACGTCCAGCGGCACCGTTCCGTGTGGCGGGCACCGCTCGCCTGGCAGGTCGCGGCCTACATGGGCCTGCAGTCGACGCCGTTCTACGTCCTCATCACGTGGTTGCCGAGCATCGAGCAGGACCTGGGGATCGGCGCCGCCGAGGCGGGGTGGCACCTGTTCGGCTACCTGGCGGCAGCCATCGTGGCGAACCTGCTCGCCCCGTCACTCATGCGCGTCGGCGAGGACCAGCGCTTCGCCGCCGTCGCCGTCGCCGCCCTCATGGTGGTCGCCACGCTCGGCGTGACGCTGTGGCCCGGCGGCATCGTGCTGTGGGTGGTCCTCATGGGCCTGAGCAGCGGGGCGGCGCTCGTCGTCACCTTGTCGCTGGTGGGCCTGCGCTCCTACGACCACCGCACCGCGAGCCAGCTGTCCGCGATGTCGCAGTCGCTCGGCTACGCGCTCGCCGGCTCGGCCCTCGTCCTGGCCGGGCTCCTGCGCGACGCCACCGGTCCCGGGCCCCTGCTCCTGGTGTGCCTCGCCGGGGTCGCCCTCGCCCAGCTCGCGCTCGGCGTGCTCGTGGGCCGGCACCAGGTGCTGCTCAGCGACTGA
- a CDS encoding heavy metal translocating P-type ATPase — protein MGPLVRFFRSYPLVAATIAVGVVGAVLELGGQPLLARWVLTVFAVAVALRQARAMVADLRAGTYGVDVLAVTAIGATVAVGEHWAALVVCLMLAGGEALEDYAAGRAQRELSALLERAPVIAHLVVDGSVADVPVARVHAGDELLVKPGEIVPVDGVLTSAGAYLDESSLTGESLPVEHGRGDSLLSGSVNGREVVRMRATAAAADSQYQRIIELVRQAQGSKAPFVRLADRVAVPFTLVSLGVAATAWAVSGDPVRFAEVLVVATPCPLIIAAPVAFMAGMSRAALGGIIVKNGGTLEQLSRVRTAAFDKTGTLTYGRPEVAAVLPGPGLEPDELLGLAAAVEQYSTHPLAAAVVHAAREQGLPLRHATEVEETTAHGVRATVAGRRVVVGKEGFVAAEVVDPPTAAAAPENGSGPGPAPRPGSAARPGPAARPGSAPESALAPGHTAVHVGVDGRHAGTIWLADRVRAETPATLAALHRAGVGTTVMLTGDAEATARGIGAAIGIDDVRAGLLPEHKVEAVRGLRDRPVMMVGDGVNDAPVLAVADVGVAMGARGSTAASESADVVIMLDDLARTVRAVQIGRRTMRVAWQAIGLGVALSVGLMVVAAVGLLPAIVGAWTQEAVDLACILWALLASRPGAAERAEEAFLAAGDHAAPGVREPALTTP, from the coding sequence ATGGGCCCGCTCGTGCGGTTCTTCCGGAGCTACCCGCTCGTCGCTGCGACGATCGCTGTCGGTGTCGTCGGCGCGGTGCTCGAGCTGGGCGGCCAGCCACTTCTCGCCCGCTGGGTCCTCACCGTCTTCGCGGTCGCCGTCGCCCTGCGGCAGGCCCGCGCGATGGTGGCCGACCTGCGCGCCGGCACGTACGGCGTCGACGTCCTGGCGGTCACCGCGATCGGCGCGACCGTCGCGGTGGGGGAGCACTGGGCGGCCCTGGTCGTGTGCCTCATGCTCGCGGGCGGCGAGGCGCTGGAGGACTACGCCGCGGGCCGCGCGCAGCGGGAGCTGTCCGCCCTCCTCGAGCGGGCCCCCGTCATCGCCCACCTCGTCGTCGACGGCTCCGTGGCCGACGTGCCCGTCGCGCGGGTCCACGCCGGCGACGAGCTGCTCGTCAAGCCCGGCGAGATCGTCCCTGTCGACGGCGTGCTCACCTCCGCCGGCGCGTACCTCGACGAGTCGTCCCTCACGGGCGAGTCGCTGCCCGTGGAGCACGGCCGCGGCGACTCGCTCCTGTCCGGCTCGGTCAACGGGCGCGAGGTGGTGCGCATGCGCGCCACGGCCGCGGCGGCCGACTCCCAGTACCAGCGCATCATCGAGCTGGTCCGCCAGGCGCAGGGCTCGAAGGCGCCGTTCGTGCGCCTCGCCGACCGGGTGGCCGTCCCCTTCACCCTCGTGAGCCTGGGCGTCGCGGCGACGGCGTGGGCGGTGTCCGGGGACCCGGTGCGTTTCGCCGAGGTGCTCGTCGTCGCCACCCCCTGCCCGCTCATCATCGCCGCGCCCGTGGCGTTCATGGCGGGCATGTCCCGGGCGGCGCTGGGCGGGATCATCGTCAAGAACGGCGGCACCCTCGAGCAGCTCTCCCGGGTACGCACGGCCGCATTCGACAAGACCGGCACCCTCACCTACGGCAGGCCCGAGGTGGCCGCCGTGCTCCCCGGGCCCGGGCTGGAGCCGGACGAGCTCCTCGGGCTCGCCGCCGCCGTCGAGCAGTACTCGACCCATCCCCTCGCGGCCGCCGTCGTGCACGCGGCCCGGGAGCAGGGGCTGCCCCTGCGCCACGCGACCGAGGTCGAGGAGACGACCGCCCACGGGGTCCGGGCCACGGTGGCGGGCCGGCGCGTCGTCGTCGGCAAGGAGGGCTTCGTCGCCGCTGAGGTCGTCGATCCTCCGACGGCAGCCGCAGCGCCCGAGAACGGGTCCGGCCCCGGTCCCGCGCCCCGCCCCGGGTCCGCGGCCCGTCCGGGTCCCGCGGCCCGTCCCGGGTCCGCGCCGGAGAGCGCCCTGGCGCCCGGCCACACGGCGGTCCACGTCGGCGTCGACGGGCGTCACGCGGGAACGATCTGGCTCGCCGACCGGGTGCGAGCCGAGACCCCGGCGACCCTCGCCGCCCTGCACCGCGCCGGCGTCGGGACGACCGTCATGCTCACCGGTGACGCCGAGGCCACCGCCCGGGGTATCGGTGCGGCGATCGGGATCGACGACGTCCGTGCCGGGCTCCTCCCCGAGCACAAGGTCGAGGCGGTCCGCGGGCTGCGCGACCGGCCGGTGATGATGGTCGGTGACGGCGTCAACGACGCCCCGGTGCTCGCCGTCGCCGACGTCGGTGTGGCCATGGGGGCACGGGGCTCGACGGCGGCGAGCGAGTCCGCCGACGTCGTCATCATGCTCGACGACCTCGCCCGCACCGTCCGCGCGGTCCAGATCGGGCGGCGCACGATGCGGGTGGCGTGGCAGGCCATCGGCCTGGGGGTGGCGCTCTCGGTCGGGCTCATGGTGGTCGCCGCGGTCGGGCTGCTCCCGGCGATCGTCGGGGCGTGGACCCAGGAGGCGGTCGACCTCGCCTGCATCCTGTGGGCGCTGCTCGCGTCGCGTCCGGGCGCCGCCGAGCGGGCCGAGGAGGCCTTCCTGGCCGCCGGGGACCACGCGGCACCCGGCGTGCGGGAACCGGCGCTCACGACCCCCTGA
- a CDS encoding alkaline phosphatase PhoX, whose amino-acid sequence MRKQILTGAFTAGLLVTVAAQAGAADGPMAFEPVDGSAYDQQSTDWDVPLVAPEGFTQELVADETVLDIYDGGTDDLTDMNTVNETGPQAGRYLIRTHEVGSNGAVSVVDLTTGEVRVVAQDAGFRRLDGIEWTPWGTVLFAEETAGGRLFEGTFDAKDPFGEMEWVERPEVGILRHEGIGASNDAVFVIDELNGGSIYKFEPTVRGDLADGRLYALKLTGLDDADQVWGQDTYEEKVGAFEWVALDMEQVVVDTDAAADAVSATEFGRPEDVELIGQTLYVANTSEDRVVAIDLNEEVLTSFVHAGDNVPVENRSAAVTGFNGPDNLAKGPDGRLWVVEDNVPSDIWVAGKDADQDGAADSVELFASLKDPGAEISGIYFGKDPRTLFSNIQHPAKALADGTWAITAR is encoded by the coding sequence ATGCGCAAGCAGATCCTCACCGGCGCCTTCACCGCCGGGCTCCTCGTCACCGTCGCCGCCCAGGCCGGTGCCGCCGACGGGCCGATGGCCTTCGAGCCGGTCGACGGCTCCGCGTACGACCAGCAGAGCACCGACTGGGACGTGCCGCTGGTCGCGCCCGAGGGCTTCACCCAGGAGCTCGTCGCCGACGAGACCGTCCTGGACATCTACGACGGCGGCACCGACGACCTGACCGACATGAACACCGTGAACGAGACCGGCCCGCAGGCCGGCCGCTACCTCATCCGCACCCACGAGGTCGGCTCGAACGGCGCGGTGTCGGTCGTCGACCTCACCACCGGGGAGGTCCGCGTCGTCGCGCAGGACGCCGGCTTCCGCCGCCTCGACGGGATCGAGTGGACCCCGTGGGGCACGGTGCTCTTCGCCGAGGAGACCGCGGGCGGCCGCCTCTTCGAGGGCACCTTCGACGCGAAGGACCCCTTCGGTGAGATGGAGTGGGTCGAGCGTCCCGAGGTCGGCATCCTCCGCCACGAGGGCATCGGCGCGAGCAACGACGCCGTGTTCGTCATCGACGAGCTCAACGGCGGCTCCATCTACAAGTTCGAGCCCACCGTGCGCGGCGACCTCGCCGACGGCCGGCTCTACGCCCTCAAGCTCACCGGTCTCGACGACGCCGACCAGGTGTGGGGCCAGGACACCTACGAGGAGAAGGTGGGCGCCTTCGAGTGGGTCGCGCTCGACATGGAGCAGGTCGTCGTCGACACCGACGCCGCGGCGGACGCGGTCAGCGCCACGGAGTTCGGGCGCCCCGAGGACGTCGAGCTCATCGGCCAGACCCTCTACGTCGCGAACACGTCCGAGGACCGGGTCGTCGCGATCGACCTCAACGAGGAGGTCCTGACCTCCTTCGTCCACGCCGGGGACAACGTCCCCGTGGAGAACCGCTCCGCGGCCGTGACCGGCTTCAACGGTCCGGACAACCTCGCCAAGGGCCCCGACGGCCGCCTCTGGGTGGTCGAGGACAACGTCCCGTCGGACATCTGGGTCGCGGGCAAGGACGCCGATCAGGACGGCGCCGCCGACTCGGTCGAGCTGTTCGCCTCGCTCAAGGACCCCGGCGCCGAGATCTCCGGCATCTACTTCGGCAAGGACCCCAGGACACTCTTCTCCAACATCCAGCACCCCGCCAAGGCCCTGGCCGACGGCACGTGGGCGATCACGGCCCGCTGA
- a CDS encoding NAD-dependent succinate-semialdehyde dehydrogenase, whose translation MTTTTAQDITRRKETLLASLHTGLYIDGTWRDASGGRRFEVEDPATGDVLTTVADATADDAMAALDAAHRAQAAWGRTAPRERSEILRRAFEAVTARADDLALLMTLEMGKPLAEARGEATYGAEFLRWFAEEAVRTPGRYSIAPDGRSRVLVTKRPVGPSVLITPWNFPLAMGTRKIGPALAAGCTVVLKPARLTPLTSLLLADILAEAGVPAGVVNVIPTSQAGETTGPLLKDPRTRKLSFTGSTEVGRGLLAAAADQVLRTSMELGGNAPFLVLADADVDAAVAGAMAAKFRNGGEACTAANRFLVHSALAEEFTEKLVAKVREILVGPGVQDGVTLGALVEEKQRSKVAELVDDAVAHGARVLLGGTVPDGPGWFYPPTVLTGAGPRARLHREEIFGPVVSISTFTTEEEAVTMANDTELGLISFVFTRSLDAGLRMAEVLETGMLGLNSGVISNPAAPFGGVKQSGLGREGSHEGIEEYLETVYVGIAHPHV comes from the coding sequence ATGACGACGACGACCGCCCAGGACATCACCCGGCGCAAGGAGACGCTGCTCGCGTCCCTCCACACCGGGCTGTACATCGACGGCACCTGGCGGGACGCGAGCGGCGGACGGCGTTTCGAGGTCGAGGACCCGGCGACGGGCGACGTGCTCACCACGGTCGCCGACGCCACCGCCGACGACGCGATGGCGGCGCTGGACGCCGCCCACCGCGCCCAGGCAGCCTGGGGCCGCACCGCCCCGCGTGAGCGCTCGGAGATCCTGCGGCGGGCGTTCGAGGCGGTCACCGCCCGCGCCGACGACCTCGCGCTCCTCATGACCCTCGAGATGGGCAAGCCCCTCGCCGAGGCCAGGGGTGAGGCGACGTACGGGGCGGAGTTCCTCCGCTGGTTCGCCGAGGAGGCGGTCCGCACCCCGGGCCGGTACTCGATCGCCCCCGACGGTCGCTCCAGGGTCCTGGTGACCAAGCGGCCCGTGGGCCCGTCGGTCCTCATCACGCCCTGGAACTTCCCGCTGGCGATGGGCACCCGCAAGATCGGCCCTGCGCTCGCGGCCGGCTGCACGGTGGTGCTCAAGCCGGCGCGGCTCACCCCGCTGACGTCCCTCCTGCTCGCCGACATCCTCGCGGAGGCGGGTGTGCCGGCCGGCGTCGTCAACGTCATCCCGACCTCGCAGGCTGGGGAGACCACCGGGCCGCTGCTGAAGGACCCCCGCACCCGGAAGCTGTCCTTCACCGGATCCACGGAGGTCGGGCGAGGCCTGCTCGCCGCCGCGGCCGACCAGGTGCTGCGCACCTCGATGGAGCTCGGCGGCAACGCCCCGTTCCTCGTGCTCGCGGACGCCGACGTCGACGCCGCGGTCGCCGGGGCGATGGCGGCGAAGTTCCGCAACGGCGGCGAGGCCTGCACCGCCGCCAACCGGTTCCTCGTGCACAGCGCCCTCGCCGAGGAGTTCACCGAGAAGCTCGTGGCGAAGGTGCGCGAGATCCTCGTCGGCCCCGGCGTGCAGGACGGCGTGACCCTCGGTGCCCTGGTCGAGGAGAAGCAGCGCAGCAAGGTCGCCGAGCTCGTCGACGACGCCGTCGCCCACGGTGCCCGCGTGCTGCTCGGCGGCACGGTGCCCGACGGGCCCGGCTGGTTCTACCCGCCGACGGTCCTCACCGGTGCCGGGCCGCGGGCGCGGCTGCACCGCGAGGAGATCTTCGGGCCGGTCGTCTCCATCAGCACGTTCACCACGGAGGAGGAGGCGGTGACCATGGCCAACGACACCGAGCTCGGGCTGATCTCCTTCGTCTTCACGCGCAGCCTGGACGCCGGGCTGCGGATGGCGGAGGTCCTCGAGACCGGGATGCTCGGCCTCAACTCCGGCGTCATCTCCAACCCCGCGGCGCCGTTCGGCGGCGTCAAGCAGTCCGGTCTGGGGCGGGAGGGCTCCCACGAGGGCATCGAGGAGTACCTCGAGACGGTCTACGTCGGGATCGCCCACCCCCACGTCTGA
- a CDS encoding ABC transporter permease has translation MTAAPVRRTRTTAGRRAPAVLLVPAAVAAAVALLPIGYLLLRTAEAGGPAIWDTLWRDRTLWLVLRSLGLAAAVTAAAVTVGVALAWLTTRTDLPGRGAWSVVAALPLAVPSFVAAYAWVSVVPEVSGFLGTWLVLTMSTYPYVFLPVAAALRRVDPALEEVSRSLGRGPWQTHLTVTARQVRPAVAAGALLVALYALSDFGTPSLLRYDVFTRVIHTSYQASFDRTPAAVLSLVLVAVTVAITVAESRSRGRAEHARVGGGSARALRTVRLGRGKPLALLVTGGVAAVALGYPAAVLGYWVSRGSSAGVEWERLLPAGVSTLWVALLGALAATALAVPVGIIAARFPRGGGRFIEHATYAGHALPGIVVALALVFFGARYAQPIYQRTPLLVLAYTVLFMPAAIGSVRAAVAQSPRSMGEIARSLGRSPLGVLRDVTLPLAGPGIAAGFALVMLTVMKELPATLLLRPTGMDTLATRLWTETGVGAYAAAAPYAVALVLLAAVPTFVLSRVQASLVSDDAATRVVEETGGET, from the coding sequence ATGACCGCAGCGCCGGTACGACGCACGAGGACCACCGCCGGCCGTCGCGCGCCGGCGGTGCTCCTCGTCCCTGCCGCCGTGGCCGCCGCGGTCGCGCTGCTCCCCATCGGCTACCTGCTCCTGCGGACGGCGGAGGCGGGCGGACCCGCCATCTGGGACACCCTGTGGCGGGACCGGACGCTCTGGCTGGTGCTGCGCAGCCTCGGCCTGGCCGCGGCGGTGACGGCGGCCGCCGTCACCGTCGGCGTCGCCCTCGCCTGGCTGACCACCCGCACCGACCTGCCCGGCCGCGGCGCGTGGAGCGTGGTCGCGGCCCTGCCGCTGGCGGTGCCGAGCTTCGTGGCCGCCTACGCCTGGGTCTCGGTGGTCCCGGAGGTCTCGGGCTTCCTGGGCACCTGGCTGGTGCTGACCATGAGCACCTACCCGTACGTCTTCCTGCCCGTCGCGGCGGCCCTGCGGCGGGTGGACCCGGCGCTGGAGGAGGTCTCCCGCTCCCTCGGACGCGGCCCGTGGCAGACCCATCTCACCGTCACCGCGCGGCAGGTGCGCCCCGCCGTCGCGGCCGGGGCCCTGCTGGTCGCGCTGTACGCGCTCAGCGACTTCGGCACCCCGTCCCTCCTGCGCTACGACGTCTTCACCCGGGTCATCCACACCTCCTACCAGGCATCCTTCGACCGGACCCCGGCGGCCGTGCTCTCCCTCGTCCTCGTGGCGGTGACCGTGGCGATCACCGTCGCGGAGTCACGCAGCCGGGGCCGGGCCGAGCACGCCCGGGTGGGCGGCGGCAGCGCCCGTGCCCTGCGCACGGTCCGGCTCGGGCGGGGCAAGCCCCTCGCCCTGCTCGTCACCGGCGGGGTCGCGGCCGTCGCGCTGGGCTACCCCGCGGCGGTGCTCGGCTACTGGGTCAGCCGCGGCAGCTCCGCCGGCGTGGAGTGGGAGCGGCTCCTCCCCGCGGGCGTGTCCACGCTGTGGGTGGCGCTGCTCGGCGCCCTGGCCGCGACGGCGCTCGCCGTGCCGGTGGGCATCATCGCCGCCCGGTTCCCCCGCGGCGGCGGCCGGTTCATCGAGCACGCCACCTACGCCGGCCACGCCCTGCCGGGGATCGTCGTCGCCCTCGCGCTCGTCTTCTTCGGCGCCCGCTACGCCCAGCCGATCTACCAGCGCACCCCGCTCCTCGTGCTGGCCTACACGGTGCTGTTCATGCCGGCGGCGATCGGGTCGGTGCGCGCCGCCGTCGCCCAGAGCCCGCGCAGCATGGGGGAGATCGCCCGGTCGCTCGGCCGCAGCCCGCTGGGGGTCCTGCGCGACGTCACCCTGCCGCTCGCCGGCCCCGGCATCGCGGCCGGGTTCGCCCTGGTGATGCTCACGGTGATGAAGGAGCTGCCGGCCACGCTGCTCCTGCGGCCCACGGGCATGGACACCCTCGCCACCCGGCTGTGGACCGAGACGGGCGTCGGCGCGTACGCGGCCGCCGCGCCCTACGCGGTCGCGCTGGTGCTGCTCGCGGCGGTGCCCACCTTTGTTCTCTCGCGTGTACAGGCTTCACTGGTGTCGGACGACGCCGCCACGCGGGTGGTGGAGGAGACGGGAGGGGAGACGTGA
- a CDS encoding extracellular solute-binding protein: MSLTNRRAAAVAAGLATALSLAACSTEEPAEQAGDATDAATAAVDDTTLTIYSGRNENLVGPILEDLEAAVGTEVEVRYAGSSELAAQLLEEGDGTQADLFFSQDAGALGALAGADMLTALPDDVLNLVDEGYRDAEGRWVATSARARVLAYDPEQAPEVAEMTGIDEILDEAYRGKIGFAPTNASFHSFVTALRVDRGEDGARQWLEDFAALEPQAYENNNAVLDAVNGGQVSVGLINHYYWYERIAEEGADAVEAEIRFLDSDDPGALVNVAGVGVLNGSDAEDAAIAAVEYLLSEEAQQYFADETAEYPVVEGVTSTEHDLAPLGEGLNIDLNELDSLEETLALLDEVGLT, translated from the coding sequence ATGTCCCTCACGAACCGCCGCGCCGCCGCGGTCGCCGCCGGCCTCGCCACCGCGCTGAGCCTGGCCGCGTGCAGCACCGAGGAGCCCGCCGAGCAGGCCGGTGACGCCACTGACGCCGCCACTGCCGCGGTCGACGACACCACCCTCACCATCTACTCCGGCCGCAACGAGAACCTCGTCGGCCCGATCCTCGAGGACCTCGAGGCCGCCGTCGGCACCGAGGTGGAGGTTCGTTACGCCGGCTCGAGCGAGCTTGCCGCCCAGCTGCTGGAGGAGGGCGACGGCACCCAGGCCGACCTGTTCTTCTCCCAGGACGCCGGCGCGCTCGGCGCCCTGGCGGGCGCCGACATGCTCACCGCGCTGCCCGACGACGTCCTGAACCTGGTGGACGAGGGCTACCGGGACGCCGAGGGCCGCTGGGTCGCCACCTCCGCCCGGGCGCGGGTGCTGGCCTACGACCCGGAGCAGGCACCCGAGGTCGCGGAGATGACCGGCATCGACGAGATCCTCGACGAGGCCTACCGCGGCAAGATCGGCTTCGCGCCCACGAACGCCTCCTTCCACAGCTTCGTCACCGCCCTGCGGGTCGACCGTGGTGAGGACGGTGCCCGCCAGTGGCTCGAGGACTTCGCCGCCCTCGAGCCCCAGGCCTACGAGAACAACAACGCCGTCCTCGACGCCGTCAACGGCGGTCAGGTCTCCGTGGGTCTGATCAACCACTACTACTGGTACGAGCGCATCGCCGAGGAGGGGGCCGACGCCGTCGAGGCCGAGATCCGCTTCCTCGACAGCGACGACCCGGGTGCACTCGTCAACGTCGCGGGCGTCGGCGTGCTGAACGGCTCCGACGCCGAGGACGCGGCCATCGCGGCCGTGGAGTACCTCCTGTCCGAGGAGGCGCAGCAGTACTTCGCCGACGAGACCGCCGAGTACCCGGTGGTCGAGGGCGTCACCTCCACCGAGCACGACCTCGCCCCGCTCGGGGAAGGCCTGAACATCGACCTCAACGAGCTGGACTCCCTCGAGGAGACCCTGGCGCTGCTGGACGAGGTCGGGCTGACCTGA
- a CDS encoding ABC transporter ATP-binding protein, translating to MKRLQITGLRKSFGSTEVLRGIDLDVPSGALAAVLGPSGCGKTTLLRIIAGFEDADAGQVRIGNRVVATGRQGLPPERRRVAVVPQEGALFPHLTVAANVAFGMPRRQGARRRERVRELLALVGLADLGSRMPAELSGGQQQRVALARALAPDPDVVLLDEPFSALDAGLRASVREDVRDALHSSGATGVLVTHDQEEALSIADVVAVVRAGQVVQAAAPEQLYRAPADLDVATFVGEAVILPADVAGGVATTALGRLPLLRGDQVSDGHGLVAVRPEQVHIVRSGRGGVTAKVLGTTFYGHDASVRLSVCGADGADVPVLCRTQGPLPSEEEVGLVVAGPVSFFAGS from the coding sequence GTGAAGCGACTCCAGATCACGGGGCTGCGCAAGTCCTTCGGGAGCACCGAGGTCCTGCGCGGGATCGACCTCGACGTCCCCTCCGGGGCGCTCGCCGCGGTCCTGGGGCCCTCGGGGTGCGGCAAGACGACCCTCCTGCGCATCATCGCGGGATTCGAGGACGCCGACGCCGGTCAGGTCCGGATCGGCAACAGGGTCGTCGCCACCGGACGTCAGGGCCTGCCGCCCGAGCGCCGGCGGGTCGCCGTCGTCCCCCAGGAGGGTGCGCTCTTCCCGCACCTCACGGTCGCGGCGAACGTCGCGTTCGGCATGCCGCGCCGTCAGGGCGCACGCCGGCGGGAGCGGGTGCGCGAGCTGCTCGCGCTGGTGGGGCTGGCGGACCTCGGCTCCCGCATGCCCGCCGAGCTCTCCGGCGGGCAGCAGCAACGGGTGGCGCTCGCCCGGGCGCTGGCGCCGGACCCCGACGTCGTCCTGCTCGACGAGCCGTTCTCGGCGCTCGACGCCGGACTGCGCGCGTCCGTGCGCGAGGACGTGCGCGACGCGCTGCACAGCTCCGGTGCCACCGGCGTCCTGGTCACCCACGACCAGGAGGAGGCGCTGAGCATCGCCGACGTCGTCGCCGTCGTCCGGGCGGGCCAGGTGGTCCAGGCCGCGGCGCCCGAGCAGCTCTACCGCGCCCCGGCCGACCTCGACGTCGCCACGTTCGTCGGTGAGGCCGTGATCCTGCCGGCCGACGTCGCCGGCGGGGTCGCGACGACCGCGCTCGGGCGGCTGCCGCTGCTGCGCGGCGACCAGGTCAGCGACGGCCACGGGCTGGTGGCGGTGCGGCCCGAGCAGGTGCACATCGTGCGCTCGGGTCGCGGGGGAGTGACCGCCAAGGTGCTCGGGACGACCTTCTACGGTCACGACGCGTCGGTGCGGCTGAGCGTGTGCGGCGCCGACGGCGCGGACGTCCCGGTGCTGTGCCGCACGCAGGGGCCGCTGCCGTCCGAGGAGGAGGTCGGCCTCGTCGTGGCGGGCCCGGTGTCGTTCTTCGCGGGGTCCTGA